In Acaryochloris marina S15, a single genomic region encodes these proteins:
- a CDS encoding pentapeptide repeat-containing protein → MTTGLLIGQLASKFGVSPQAIRYYEQLGLLKQPERNRSGYRLYTIAAQERLQIIRSAQNFGLSLHEIKELLDIGEQSKDAQQRMQQMVACHIEDLDQQLTELNQTRQQLGRRFEQLQQLSTVGPQSQSLLKLLQTIEDQSLTVLEGDEDISRGMLAKYAAGERHFAGLKLIGAKLSGTLLSHANFNRAELMLASLNEAALEQCTFREAYLSGADMIGAYLKQADLSHAVLIGTDLSEATLTETSLIGSNLGGACLCEADLRGANLSEAILMGANLQGADLRGVNLFGSNLIDANLEDVIVDEPIVVDNSTVSYPQPVP, encoded by the coding sequence ATGACGACTGGACTGCTCATTGGCCAATTAGCCAGTAAATTTGGTGTCTCTCCCCAAGCGATTCGCTATTATGAGCAACTCGGGCTACTCAAACAACCTGAACGGAATCGATCCGGTTATCGACTCTACACCATAGCAGCCCAAGAGAGATTACAAATTATTCGCAGTGCCCAAAACTTTGGCCTTTCCCTCCATGAAATTAAAGAACTGCTGGACATCGGCGAACAGTCCAAAGATGCTCAACAGCGCATGCAGCAGATGGTGGCCTGCCATATCGAAGACTTAGATCAACAACTCACAGAACTCAACCAAACCCGACAGCAGCTCGGACGCCGGTTTGAACAATTACAGCAGCTTAGCACCGTCGGCCCCCAATCCCAATCTCTCTTAAAACTGCTGCAAACGATTGAAGACCAAAGTCTGACAGTCCTTGAGGGAGACGAAGATATCAGCAGAGGCATGCTGGCAAAATATGCCGCAGGCGAACGCCATTTTGCGGGCCTGAAGTTGATTGGTGCTAAATTAAGCGGCACCTTACTCAGCCATGCCAATTTCAATCGGGCTGAGCTGATGCTAGCGAGTTTGAATGAAGCCGCCCTAGAGCAATGCACATTTCGAGAAGCCTATCTCAGCGGAGCCGATATGATCGGGGCCTATCTCAAACAAGCTGACTTATCCCATGCAGTTCTCATTGGCACAGATTTAAGTGAAGCCACCCTCACCGAAACCAGTTTAATTGGCAGCAACTTGGGTGGTGCCTGTCTATGTGAAGCCGACCTGCGAGGTGCCAACCTCAGCGAAGCCATTCTCATGGGAGCCAATTTGCAGGGAGCAGATTTACGAGGGGTTAACCTCTTTGGCAGCAATTTAATCGATGCCAATCTTGAAGACGTGATTGTGGATGAACCCATCGTGGTTGATAACTCAACCGTTAGCTATCCACAACCTGTTCCTTAA
- a CDS encoding adenylate/guanylate cyclase domain-containing protein: MPYLVAPPNAPNPKSYTLVTGSNSIGRGLDNHIVLMHPSLSRHHAELKVQENGQAVLKDLDSLNHTYVNDQPIQQCQLKDGDRVRFGTIDMQITWNLTATIPEPTSPNPPPDQSLSIISRFAPENTRIELQDLLEPEAPGESGVGLKLKQQDDQTRSVDKLKILLEVSQQLSSPKELEELLDKILDLLFEIMTVDRGLILLVNPQTQELEQKAIKFRSGIPTGLRFYSTTITNFVYESGEGILTDDAARDRRFHESRSIVQQAIHAAMCVPLKPRDEVIGVLYTDNLSVRALYSGEDLEFLAGLANQAAIAIDNAHLYKKIQTEAVLRTKLERFFPQNVWRKLSEESQLEVIDTKVTVVFADISRFTELSSRLEPRQVITMLNEYFSVMVEGIVFRFEGTLEQYIGDALLAVWGAPYQHPNDAERAVKAAIAMQNAVSKLNQRWAKRWNFNIQIHIGVNTGVVAAGNIGSEQLFQYGTIGNTTNISSRICDVARAGEILISQSTLNELHQCDAPLQQLTPVQVKGIQDPIQLYRLLWNQKNPPAQGQAVMASKP; this comes from the coding sequence GTGCCGTACTTAGTGGCTCCCCCTAATGCACCAAATCCCAAATCCTACACTTTGGTTACAGGATCCAATTCGATTGGCCGGGGATTAGATAATCATATTGTGTTGATGCACCCGAGCTTATCGCGTCACCATGCTGAGCTCAAGGTCCAAGAAAATGGTCAAGCCGTTCTCAAGGATCTAGATAGCCTCAATCATACCTATGTCAACGATCAGCCGATTCAGCAATGCCAGCTCAAAGATGGTGATCGGGTCCGGTTTGGGACCATTGATATGCAAATCACCTGGAACTTGACGGCTACCATTCCTGAGCCGACTTCCCCCAATCCACCACCGGATCAGTCCCTGTCCATCATTAGTCGCTTTGCCCCTGAAAATACTCGAATTGAACTGCAAGATTTACTAGAACCTGAAGCTCCCGGCGAATCCGGCGTGGGTTTGAAGCTCAAACAACAGGACGATCAAACTCGCTCGGTTGATAAGCTCAAAATTTTGCTAGAAGTCAGTCAACAGCTATCGTCTCCCAAAGAATTAGAAGAACTGCTCGATAAAATTCTGGATTTGCTGTTCGAGATTATGACCGTCGATCGCGGTTTAATTCTCTTGGTCAATCCCCAAACCCAAGAGCTAGAACAAAAAGCGATCAAATTCCGCAGTGGCATTCCCACCGGACTCCGCTTTTACAGCACTACCATCACTAATTTTGTCTATGAGTCGGGAGAAGGGATCCTAACGGATGATGCCGCCCGCGATCGCAGGTTCCATGAATCGCGATCCATCGTCCAGCAGGCGATTCATGCCGCCATGTGCGTCCCCCTCAAACCCAGAGATGAAGTGATTGGAGTCTTATACACGGACAATCTCTCCGTCCGTGCCCTCTACTCTGGAGAGGATTTGGAATTTTTGGCTGGATTAGCGAATCAGGCTGCGATCGCAATCGACAATGCCCATCTCTACAAAAAAATTCAAACGGAAGCCGTTCTACGCACCAAACTAGAACGCTTTTTCCCGCAAAACGTCTGGCGAAAATTGAGTGAGGAAAGCCAATTAGAGGTGATTGACACCAAAGTCACCGTCGTCTTTGCTGACATCAGTCGGTTTACAGAGCTATCCTCTCGCCTCGAACCCCGCCAAGTCATCACCATGCTAAATGAATACTTTAGCGTCATGGTTGAGGGCATCGTCTTTCGATTCGAAGGCACCTTAGAACAATATATCGGAGATGCCCTCTTGGCCGTCTGGGGAGCCCCCTATCAACATCCCAACGACGCGGAGCGGGCAGTCAAAGCCGCCATCGCCATGCAAAACGCCGTCTCCAAACTCAATCAACGTTGGGCTAAACGGTGGAACTTTAACATTCAGATTCATATTGGTGTTAACACCGGCGTCGTTGCTGCCGGCAATATTGGTTCTGAACAACTCTTCCAGTACGGCACCATTGGCAATACCACCAACATCAGTAGCCGTATTTGTGACGTGGCCCGCGCCGGTGAAATCCTGATCTCCCAAAGCACTTTAAATGAGCTACATCAATGTGACGCACCTCTCCAACAGTTGACTCCAGTTCAAGTTAAAGGCATCCAAGACCCCATTCAACTGTATCGTCTGCTCTGGAACCAGAAAAATCCCCCTGCCCAAGGGCAAGCTGTAATGGCTAGCAAACCTTAA
- a CDS encoding protein kinase domain-containing protein codes for MTKLLNNRYQVLDVLGGGGFSTTFLVEDTHMPSRRRCVLKQLKPVSVDPSIQTLVQERFQREAAILETLGDVSDQIPRLYAYFTEAHQYYLVQELIEGRTLAEVIQTQQALSEATVLDILMRLLPIIDLIHQRGIIHRDIKPENIILRSQDGKPVLIDFGAVKETLGTVVNAQGQPTSSVVIGTPGFMSTEQSRGFPTYASDLYSLGLTAIYLLTGKFPHELNIDPQTSQLRWHQSVLNVSPGLATVLDRSINLAARDRYASAPDFLQALRDSSMKTVADAAVPPPPPAPVYSTPQPTPPPNVQPTDIAAPTQSLLEPSPGFTPKKVGILSAIALASAVVSFVAVQQLWPVMAGLLAGRTEDPDPTEISPGVSPSETPDVTPSPTPDITPSPTPEASPPVESQFAAIAYSIPTGIYGYGLRYPSQAEAEKRALQECNQRAPAKDCQALFWFKNACGSVVRATSGAYGWAWSEDIQVAEQEARKQCSSFGGTDCKILLNLCSDRVIQSS; via the coding sequence ATGACCAAACTCTTAAATAACCGTTATCAAGTTCTGGATGTTTTGGGGGGCGGTGGTTTTAGCACCACATTTTTGGTGGAAGACACCCATATGCCTTCCCGGCGTCGTTGTGTCTTGAAGCAGCTCAAGCCCGTGAGTGTTGACCCATCGATTCAAACCCTGGTTCAAGAGCGGTTTCAGCGAGAAGCAGCCATCCTGGAAACTTTGGGGGATGTATCAGATCAAATTCCCCGGCTGTATGCCTACTTTACGGAAGCCCATCAATACTATTTAGTCCAAGAGCTGATTGAAGGGCGAACCCTAGCAGAAGTGATCCAGACCCAACAAGCTCTGAGTGAAGCGACCGTACTCGATATTTTGATGCGATTGCTGCCGATTATTGATCTGATCCATCAACGGGGCATTATTCATCGAGATATTAAGCCGGAAAATATTATTTTGCGCAGCCAGGATGGCAAACCCGTCTTGATTGACTTTGGGGCGGTGAAAGAAACCCTCGGGACCGTGGTAAATGCCCAGGGGCAGCCGACAAGTTCGGTGGTAATTGGTACTCCTGGATTTATGTCTACGGAGCAATCCCGAGGATTTCCCACCTATGCGAGCGATCTCTATAGTTTGGGCCTAACCGCGATTTATTTGCTCACGGGTAAATTTCCCCATGAGCTGAATATCGATCCCCAGACCAGCCAGTTACGCTGGCATCAATCGGTGCTGAACGTGTCACCGGGGCTTGCCACAGTTCTTGATCGCTCCATCAACTTGGCTGCCCGTGATCGTTACGCCTCAGCGCCTGACTTTTTACAAGCACTGCGAGATAGCAGTATGAAGACGGTGGCTGATGCGGCCGTTCCGCCTCCTCCACCCGCGCCCGTCTATTCCACACCTCAACCTACTCCTCCGCCGAATGTGCAGCCGACGGATATCGCAGCTCCAACCCAGTCTCTTCTAGAGCCATCGCCCGGATTTACCCCGAAAAAAGTAGGGATACTGAGTGCGATCGCACTCGCGTCTGCTGTGGTCAGCTTTGTGGCAGTTCAACAGCTATGGCCTGTGATGGCTGGCCTTTTGGCGGGTCGTACTGAGGATCCTGATCCCACCGAGATTAGCCCTGGCGTATCGCCCAGTGAAACGCCGGACGTCACACCCAGCCCGACGCCAGACATTACACCCAGTCCGACGCCAGAAGCTTCTCCACCTGTTGAGTCGCAATTTGCTGCCATCGCCTATTCCATCCCCACAGGTATCTATGGATATGGGTTGCGTTATCCGTCACAAGCTGAAGCTGAAAAACGGGCCTTACAAGAATGTAATCAGCGTGCCCCTGCCAAAGATTGCCAAGCCTTGTTTTGGTTTAAAAATGCCTGTGGGAGCGTAGTTCGCGCCACATCTGGGGCCTATGGTTGGGCGTGGAGCGAAGACATTCAGGTGGCTGAGCAAGAAGCTCGCAAGCAGTGTTCTAGCTTTGGCGGTACCGACTGCAAAATTCTGCTGAACCTTTGCAGCGATCGCGTTATCCAGTCTAGCTAA
- a CDS encoding DMT family transporter: MTPKLLQIKQPWRFSAELFPLLAMLGAIVALSLAAIFIKLSERELGPFATIFNRFWVAYIVLWVWHEWESLRGPTDAIEEIEYTRRDQGLLVAAALMFWGCIALWAWSLTRTEVANSTLLHNLTPLFTTLGGWLLLQQRFDRRFVLGLVVAMTGAVALGVGDLQVSTSHLTGDLASLLSAVFSAANLMIIERLRTKFSVNTILQWCCLWGSIWTLPVVLLTEDRLFPISASGWLSVIGLAIVCQVLGQGLQAFSLKRLSSGLVGILLLLDPVLAALTAWVLFAESLTLFKWTAFFVVLLGVYLAQSSDVGTQPAEAERLTEV; encoded by the coding sequence ATGACACCCAAACTATTGCAGATCAAGCAGCCTTGGAGATTCTCAGCAGAACTGTTCCCGTTGTTAGCCATGCTAGGGGCGATTGTGGCCTTATCCTTGGCCGCTATTTTTATCAAATTAAGCGAACGAGAACTGGGACCCTTCGCGACCATCTTTAATCGCTTTTGGGTGGCCTATATTGTCCTTTGGGTTTGGCATGAATGGGAGAGTCTCCGAGGACCTACAGACGCCATAGAAGAGATCGAATATACCCGACGGGATCAAGGATTACTCGTCGCTGCTGCCCTGATGTTTTGGGGGTGCATTGCCTTGTGGGCTTGGTCTCTGACTCGTACAGAAGTGGCCAACTCAACGCTGCTGCATAATCTCACCCCTTTATTCACCACCCTGGGCGGATGGTTACTGTTACAGCAGCGGTTCGATCGCCGCTTTGTTTTAGGGCTAGTGGTGGCTATGACAGGGGCTGTTGCTTTGGGAGTGGGCGATCTCCAGGTTTCCACCTCCCATTTAACAGGCGATCTGGCCTCCCTCTTATCAGCAGTCTTTTCTGCCGCCAATTTGATGATTATTGAGCGACTGAGGACTAAGTTTTCGGTCAATACCATCCTCCAATGGTGCTGTCTGTGGGGGTCAATCTGGACCTTACCAGTGGTGTTACTCACCGAAGACCGCTTATTTCCGATCTCAGCTTCGGGTTGGCTATCAGTGATTGGTCTCGCCATTGTTTGCCAAGTGTTAGGTCAAGGACTACAAGCCTTTAGTTTGAAGCGGCTGTCATCAGGACTTGTTGGCATCTTGCTGCTCCTTGATCCAGTCTTAGCAGCCCTGACGGCTTGGGTGCTGTTTGCAGAGAGCTTGACGCTATTTAAATGGACAGCCTTTTTCGTTGTCTTATTGGGGGTCTACTTGGCTCAGTCGAGTGACGTGGGGACACAGCCTGCTGAGGCTGAACGACTGACTGAGGTTTAG
- a CDS encoding chlorophyll a/b-binding protein — translation MSTQNETFGFTSFAETLSGRLAMVGFSLAVVTEVLTGQGIVGQIAALMSF, via the coding sequence ATGAGCACACAGAATGAAACTTTTGGATTCACCAGCTTTGCAGAGACCTTAAGTGGTCGTCTTGCAATGGTTGGTTTTTCCTTGGCCGTGGTCACTGAAGTCCTAACTGGACAAGGGATTGTAGGTCAAATTGCAGCTTTGATGAGCTTCTAG
- a CDS encoding family 16 glycosylhydrolase → MRTIKSFFLSDGDDIWGGWEDLVDYIVYGKKGNDKLYGYNGNDTLFGDEGNDEIYGSLGDDSLDGGDGDDTLNGGAGDDTISGRGGNDLIFGDVSDDFLYGNDGNDTIYGFEGIDFLDGGAGKDSLYGENDNDTLYGRGGADLLDGGAGDDVLYGNGGKDILYGYTGEDKLEGGNGNDTLDGGISNDELWGGKGNDSLNGGAQDDVLDGVRSSNNSHTGVNTIDTLLGGEGADTFVLGDSISAYYDDGNATTAGDSDYAVIQDLNRLQDSIQLHGSASDYVVSDIPTSLQSQFSGDNAGIYLDTNSNGTWDNTDELIAVVENVKADSLVLSANYFDYTDNPNATDWHPANDSNWELVFQDEFDGTSLDDSFWNTRYTHHNHYNGRTNLWNNEAQYYVGDNEVIDGVTYDGMDIENGTLKLLGQKLDQGIAADIIDPLAGYANTQTFDYTSGMISSHNKQAFTHGYMEIRAQVPSGEALWPAFWMLPTDGGWPPEIDVMEVLGDQTDRIFTSLHYVDGQSNISSESGEQVFSNIDFSADFHTFGAQWDADKITWFVDGQALYEITHDIPDVPMYLISNLAIGGDWPGQPTANTPDQSALNIDYVRVYQDASGILHGGVADDILSKDLGDLAGEAGDDILTGGTGDNHLDGGIGDDTLWGSEGLDTMMGGLGLDQFILGDASSLFYDDGDVNTSGMADYANILDFALSDDVIQLQGSATDYVLGMAQDEVSTEIWHKQSTDELVAVVADVTLSDFSQGFAFV, encoded by the coding sequence ATGAGAACTATAAAATCGTTTTTTTTGAGTGATGGAGATGATATTTGGGGTGGCTGGGAAGATCTAGTCGACTATATTGTTTACGGCAAAAAAGGTAACGATAAACTCTACGGTTATAACGGCAACGATACCCTCTTTGGTGACGAAGGTAATGATGAGATATACGGCAGCTTAGGGGACGATTCCCTGGATGGTGGCGATGGCGATGATACCCTAAATGGCGGTGCTGGAGACGATACCATCAGCGGCCGAGGCGGCAATGACCTCATCTTTGGAGACGTCAGTGACGATTTCCTCTATGGCAATGACGGCAATGACACCATCTACGGGTTCGAAGGCATCGATTTCTTAGATGGCGGCGCAGGCAAAGACTCTCTCTATGGTGAAAACGATAACGATACCCTCTATGGCCGAGGGGGAGCCGACCTTCTGGATGGCGGTGCAGGGGATGATGTCCTCTACGGTAATGGCGGTAAAGATATTCTCTATGGATACACAGGCGAAGACAAACTAGAAGGGGGCAATGGCAATGACACCCTCGATGGTGGCATTAGCAACGACGAACTTTGGGGCGGCAAAGGCAACGACTCCCTGAATGGAGGTGCTCAAGATGATGTGCTCGACGGTGTGCGATCATCCAACAACAGCCACACAGGCGTCAACACCATCGATACCTTATTAGGCGGTGAAGGAGCCGACACCTTTGTCCTCGGAGATTCCATCTCGGCCTATTACGATGATGGGAATGCCACCACAGCTGGCGACAGCGATTATGCCGTTATTCAAGACCTCAATCGTCTTCAAGACAGCATTCAACTCCATGGCAGTGCCAGTGACTATGTAGTCTCCGATATTCCCACCAGCCTGCAATCTCAATTTTCTGGCGACAATGCCGGCATCTATCTAGACACCAATAGCAACGGCACCTGGGATAACACCGATGAACTGATCGCCGTCGTCGAAAACGTCAAAGCCGACAGCCTCGTACTCTCTGCCAACTACTTTGACTATACCGATAACCCTAATGCCACTGACTGGCATCCGGCTAATGATTCCAATTGGGAACTGGTCTTTCAAGATGAGTTTGATGGTACATCCTTAGATGATTCTTTCTGGAATACTCGCTATACCCACCATAATCACTACAATGGTCGGACCAACCTCTGGAACAACGAAGCCCAATACTATGTAGGGGACAACGAAGTCATTGATGGCGTCACCTATGACGGTATGGACATCGAGAACGGTACGCTCAAACTCCTCGGCCAAAAACTGGACCAAGGCATTGCCGCTGATATCATCGACCCCCTCGCCGGTTACGCCAATACTCAAACCTTCGACTACACCTCCGGGATGATCTCCAGCCACAATAAGCAAGCCTTTACCCACGGCTATATGGAGATTCGAGCTCAAGTTCCTAGTGGTGAAGCTTTATGGCCCGCCTTTTGGATGCTGCCCACCGATGGCGGCTGGCCTCCTGAAATTGATGTGATGGAAGTCCTCGGTGACCAAACGGATCGCATCTTCACCTCCCTGCACTACGTCGATGGTCAGTCCAATATTTCCTCGGAAAGTGGGGAGCAGGTATTTAGCAATATTGACTTCAGTGCTGACTTTCACACCTTTGGTGCCCAGTGGGATGCCGATAAGATCACCTGGTTTGTAGATGGGCAAGCCCTGTATGAAATCACCCATGATATTCCCGATGTGCCCATGTACCTGATATCCAATCTGGCGATTGGTGGAGATTGGCCTGGGCAACCCACTGCCAACACCCCCGACCAAAGTGCTCTCAATATTGACTATGTGCGGGTCTACCAAGATGCCTCTGGCATTCTCCATGGTGGAGTAGCCGATGATATTTTGAGTAAGGATTTAGGCGACCTGGCCGGAGAAGCAGGAGATGACATCTTGACCGGTGGAACGGGGGACAATCACCTAGATGGTGGCATCGGGGACGATACGCTCTGGGGCAGTGAAGGTCTAGACACCATGATGGGTGGTCTCGGTCTGGATCAATTCATCTTGGGAGATGCCAGCAGTTTGTTCTATGACGATGGCGATGTCAACACCAGCGGTATGGCGGACTATGCCAATATCCTCGATTTTGCCCTCAGTGATGATGTAATCCAATTGCAAGGGAGTGCCACAGATTATGTGCTGGGAATGGCTCAAGATGAAGTCTCCACAGAAATCTGGCATAAGCAATCAACAGATGAGTTGGTTGCAGTGGTTGCCGATGTTACTCTCAGTGACTTTAGTCAAGGATTTGCCTTTGTCTAA
- a CDS encoding anti-sigma factor antagonist → MSYATLLKEHVSTSIKTSSVARQSYQPYILVMPEYVTQSQQQYMENLFQVICEAITSNKYIVLDFKNTRLIDSYGAQVLAELFQTAYNFTVGLGYIHLSTQLECRHSITGYSPLASF, encoded by the coding sequence ATGTCTTACGCCACATTACTCAAAGAACATGTTTCCACTTCTATTAAAACTAGTTCTGTTGCTCGTCAAAGCTATCAGCCTTACATATTAGTGATGCCTGAGTATGTGACACAAAGCCAACAACAATACATGGAAAATTTGTTTCAAGTTATTTGTGAAGCGATCACTTCCAATAAGTATATTGTTCTAGATTTTAAGAACACTCGCTTGATCGATAGCTATGGCGCACAAGTGCTTGCAGAACTCTTTCAAACAGCCTACAACTTCACAGTTGGACTAGGTTACATCCATTTATCAACTCAACTGGAGTGCCGTCATTCTATTACTGGCTATTCTCCATTAGCTTCATTTTAA
- a CDS encoding glycosyltransferase: MSSPHPTSTHGQSTRVALISVHGDPAVEIGAEEAGGQNVYVRQVGEALAHLGWQVDMFTRKAHAQQAEQVQHCSGCRTIRLTAGPTEFVSRDDIFGYLPQFVDEVLGFQRQEAIQYPLVHTNYWLSSWVGMELKKHQPLAQMHTYHSLGAIKYANVPNIPAIATTRLDIEKKCLEAADCIVATSPQEKAHMRSHLSSLGNIQVIPCGTDIDRYGAMTRAEARQKLGIPPDAKVVFYIGRFDPRKGIETLVRAVAQSQFRENDTLHLIIGGGSRPGEKDGLERDRIEGIAQDLDLANHTQFPGRISNDELPYYYAAADVSVVPSHYEPFGLVAIESMASRTPVIASDVGGLQFTVLPNETGLLVPAKDNAGFAQAIDQILADPALSKQWGLDARKRVETTFSWQGVAQQLSQLYQQHILSITT, translated from the coding sequence ATGAGTTCACCCCATCCAACTTCAACCCATGGACAGTCAACTAGAGTTGCACTGATTTCTGTCCATGGTGATCCTGCAGTTGAGATCGGTGCTGAAGAAGCAGGAGGCCAAAACGTTTATGTCCGCCAAGTGGGTGAAGCGCTAGCCCACTTAGGCTGGCAGGTGGATATGTTCACCCGGAAAGCACATGCCCAACAAGCTGAGCAGGTCCAACATTGTTCCGGTTGTCGCACCATTCGCCTAACTGCAGGTCCTACGGAATTTGTCAGTCGAGATGACATCTTTGGCTATTTACCCCAATTTGTTGATGAGGTTTTAGGATTCCAACGGCAAGAAGCCATTCAATATCCTTTGGTACACACCAATTATTGGCTTTCTAGCTGGGTCGGTATGGAGCTGAAAAAGCACCAACCACTAGCCCAAATGCATACTTACCATTCCTTGGGAGCCATCAAGTATGCCAATGTTCCCAATATTCCTGCCATCGCGACAACTCGGCTCGACATTGAAAAGAAGTGCTTAGAAGCAGCGGACTGTATTGTGGCTACCAGTCCCCAGGAAAAAGCGCATATGCGATCGCATCTTTCATCCCTGGGCAATATCCAGGTTATTCCCTGCGGCACCGACATTGATCGCTATGGAGCGATGACGCGAGCAGAAGCGCGCCAGAAGTTGGGTATTCCTCCAGATGCGAAAGTCGTGTTCTACATTGGTCGTTTTGACCCCCGCAAAGGCATTGAAACCCTCGTCCGAGCCGTGGCGCAATCCCAATTTAGAGAGAATGACACCTTACACCTGATTATTGGGGGCGGGAGTCGACCCGGAGAAAAAGATGGTTTAGAACGCGATCGCATCGAGGGTATCGCTCAGGACCTCGATCTGGCAAACCATACACAATTCCCTGGGCGAATTAGCAATGACGAATTGCCCTACTACTATGCTGCAGCCGATGTCAGTGTAGTGCCGAGTCACTATGAACCCTTTGGCCTAGTAGCCATTGAATCAATGGCGAGTCGAACACCTGTCATTGCCAGTGATGTAGGCGGGCTCCAGTTCACCGTTCTACCTAATGAAACCGGCTTACTAGTCCCCGCCAAAGATAATGCTGGATTTGCCCAAGCCATTGACCAAATTTTGGCAGATCCAGCCCTGAGTAAACAATGGGGACTAGACGCCCGCAAACGCGTAGAAACGACCTTTAGCTGGCAAGGTGTAGCACAACAGTTAAGTCAACTCTACCAACAGCATATTTTATCAATCACAACCTAA
- a CDS encoding SulP family inorganic anion transporter: protein MQITNRINFRNLSGDLFGGITAAVIALPMALTFGVASGAGPAAGLYGAILVGFFAALFGGTPTLISEPTGPMTVIMTAVITNLTAATDDPEKGLAMAFTVVMMAGIFQILFGLLRLGKYVTLMPYTVVSGFMSGIGIILVILQLGPFLGEKAPKGGVLGTLGELPNLLSGINSSALFLSLLTVATIVLIPIIVPTQLKKWFPPQLVALLVGTFVAMWLFPGAIVDRIAPFEAGLPTLRMPVFTQSELQLMVVDAIILAVLGCIDALLTSVVADSLTRTEHNSNKELIGQGIGNLVSGLCGGIAGAGATMGTVVNIQAGGRTALSGLTRAFILLIVVLWAAPLTQNIPLAVLAGIALKVGIDIIDWDFLKRAHQVSWKGTAIMYGVIALTVFVDLMVAVGIGVFIANIVTIDRLSTLQSKSVKAITDADDEIQLTAEEKQLLDQGQGRMLLFHLSGPMIFGVAKAISREQKALKYCEALVLDLSDVPHMGVTSSLTIENAIEEALDKGCSVFVVGAAGQTKRRLGKLGIWERIPPENLLADRVEALRKSVAGLDHYATSS, encoded by the coding sequence ATGCAGATAACGAACCGAATTAACTTCCGAAATTTAAGCGGTGACCTGTTTGGGGGGATCACCGCTGCTGTTATTGCCTTACCCATGGCCCTTACCTTTGGTGTTGCGTCTGGCGCAGGTCCTGCGGCGGGCCTCTACGGTGCCATACTGGTGGGCTTCTTTGCGGCTTTGTTCGGTGGTACACCTACCCTCATCTCTGAACCCACGGGTCCCATGACCGTGATTATGACAGCGGTGATTACGAACCTCACTGCAGCAACGGATGATCCCGAAAAAGGCTTAGCCATGGCCTTTACAGTGGTGATGATGGCGGGGATTTTTCAAATTCTGTTTGGTCTTCTGCGCTTAGGGAAATATGTCACCCTGATGCCCTATACCGTTGTGTCGGGTTTTATGTCAGGGATTGGCATCATTTTGGTGATCCTGCAGTTGGGACCCTTTTTAGGTGAAAAAGCACCGAAGGGTGGCGTTCTCGGTACTCTCGGAGAGTTACCGAATCTTTTATCTGGGATTAATAGCTCAGCGTTGTTTCTGAGTCTGTTAACTGTTGCCACCATTGTCTTGATTCCCATCATTGTGCCGACTCAACTCAAGAAGTGGTTCCCCCCTCAATTGGTTGCATTATTAGTGGGTACCTTCGTTGCCATGTGGTTGTTCCCAGGTGCCATCGTTGATCGGATTGCACCGTTTGAGGCCGGGTTGCCAACCCTACGAATGCCTGTTTTTACCCAAAGTGAATTACAACTGATGGTTGTTGATGCAATCATATTGGCTGTTTTGGGTTGTATTGATGCTTTGCTAACCTCTGTTGTTGCCGATAGTTTGACCCGCACGGAGCATAACTCTAATAAGGAACTGATTGGTCAAGGAATTGGCAACCTAGTTTCTGGATTATGTGGGGGTATTGCCGGAGCTGGAGCGACGATGGGCACCGTGGTCAATATTCAAGCAGGGGGTCGCACAGCCCTCTCTGGTTTGACTCGCGCTTTTATCTTGTTGATTGTTGTCCTCTGGGCTGCACCTTTAACCCAAAATATTCCCCTAGCCGTATTGGCGGGGATTGCCCTCAAGGTCGGAATTGACATTATTGACTGGGATTTCCTAAAGCGGGCCCATCAAGTGTCTTGGAAAGGCACTGCCATTATGTATGGCGTCATTGCTCTGACGGTCTTTGTTGACCTGATGGTGGCCGTTGGTATTGGGGTGTTTATTGCTAACATCGTCACGATTGATCGCTTAAGTACCCTGCAATCTAAGTCAGTGAAAGCCATTACCGATGCTGATGATGAAATCCAGCTAACGGCGGAAGAAAAGCAGCTCTTAGATCAAGGACAAGGACGTATGTTGCTCTTTCATTTAAGTGGTCCCATGATTTTCGGTGTGGCTAAAGCCATCTCTCGTGAACAAAAAGCGCTGAAATACTGTGAGGCTTTGGTTCTAGACTTGAGTGATGTACCTCATATGGGGGTGACCTCTTCCTTGACCATTGAAAATGCGATTGAAGAAGCCCTCGACAAAGGTTGTTCTGTGTTTGTGGTTGGCGCTGCTGGCCAAACTAAACGCCGTCTAGGCAAATTAGGGATTTGGGAACGCATCCCCCCTGAGAATTTATTGGCAGATCGAGTTGAAGCGTTGCGCAAAAGCGTAGCGGGTCTTGATCACTATGCCACCTCTAGTTGA